In a single window of the Streptomyces sp. NBC_00353 genome:
- a CDS encoding DUF397 domain-containing protein, whose product MNTAETSVAARELAWFKSSYSGAEGGDCVEVANATGAVHIRDSKVTAGPVLTVSPHAWCGFVGLAADRSS is encoded by the coding sequence ATGAACACAGCAGAGACTTCGGTCGCAGCTCGGGAACTTGCCTGGTTCAAGAGCAGCTACAGCGGCGCCGAAGGGGGCGACTGCGTGGAGGTGGCCAACGCCACCGGAGCCGTACACATCCGGGACTCAAAGGTCACCGCCGGACCGGTCCTGACCGTCTCCCCCCATGCATGGTGCGGGTTCGTCGGCTTGGCCGCCGACCGGTCGTCCTGA
- a CDS encoding cytochrome P450, with product MTRPSTAEPTPAEPRGAGCPVRHPAGAVPLSGPEFHTEPQTLYRTMRRDHGPVVPVELPGGFPAWLIIGYRELHQVTSDGELFPRDVGLWNQWEHIPEDWPLLPMVGRPMPSIYFTAGAEHRRHAEMVGAALEGADPFEIRRHCEELADRIIDGICTRGAADLVADFAEPLPVLVLARLVGFPDAEGAAIARVLKDLADGGPEAQSAYARFGEHMQRLVAAKRAAPGDDVTSRMLAYHEPFTEEEFVLDLMAITAAGHLTTADWISNSLRLMLTDDQFADSLSGGRHSVAEAMNEVLWEESPTQILAGRWAARDTRLAGRSIRAGDMLLLGLGAANSDPHVRQHLSTGHPSGQGGNSAHLAFSYGEYRCPFPAQEIAETIARTGIEVLLDRLPDLALAVPAQTLVRRRSAFLRGMESLPVRFSPVRTTGDFS from the coding sequence ATGACGCGCCCCTCAACCGCCGAACCCACGCCCGCGGAACCGCGGGGCGCCGGCTGCCCCGTTCGGCACCCCGCGGGCGCAGTGCCCCTCAGCGGCCCCGAGTTCCATACCGAGCCCCAGACCCTCTACCGCACCATGCGGCGCGATCACGGACCCGTCGTGCCCGTAGAGCTGCCCGGCGGGTTCCCCGCCTGGCTGATCATCGGCTACCGGGAACTCCACCAGGTCACCAGCGACGGCGAGTTGTTCCCCCGGGACGTCGGGCTCTGGAACCAGTGGGAGCACATCCCCGAGGACTGGCCGCTGCTCCCGATGGTCGGGCGCCCGATGCCGTCGATCTACTTCACCGCGGGCGCCGAGCACCGCCGCCACGCCGAAATGGTGGGCGCCGCCCTGGAGGGCGCGGACCCGTTCGAAATCCGGCGCCACTGCGAGGAGTTGGCGGACCGGATCATCGACGGCATCTGCACGCGCGGCGCGGCCGATCTGGTCGCGGATTTCGCCGAACCGCTGCCCGTGCTGGTCCTCGCCCGGCTCGTCGGCTTCCCCGACGCGGAGGGGGCGGCCATCGCCCGGGTGCTGAAGGACCTGGCCGACGGCGGGCCCGAGGCGCAGAGCGCGTATGCGCGGTTCGGCGAGCACATGCAGCGGCTGGTCGCGGCCAAGCGGGCGGCGCCCGGGGACGACGTGACCTCGCGGATGCTTGCGTACCACGAACCGTTCACCGAGGAGGAGTTCGTCCTCGACCTGATGGCCATCACGGCCGCCGGACATCTGACCACCGCCGACTGGATCAGTAACTCCCTGCGGCTGATGCTCACCGACGACCAGTTCGCCGACTCCCTCTCCGGCGGCCGGCACAGTGTCGCCGAAGCGATGAACGAGGTCCTCTGGGAGGAGAGCCCGACCCAGATCCTCGCCGGCCGCTGGGCGGCCCGGGACACCCGGCTCGCCGGCCGGTCGATCCGGGCCGGGGACATGCTGCTGCTCGGTCTGGGCGCGGCCAACTCCGATCCGCATGTACGGCAGCACCTCTCCACCGGTCACCCGTCCGGCCAAGGTGGCAACAGTGCCCATCTGGCGTTCAGTTACGGCGAGTACCGCTGCCCGTTCCCCGCCCAGGAGATCGCCGAGACCATCGCCCGTACCGGAATCGAGGTGCTCCTCGACCGGCTGCCCGATCTCGCCCTGGCGGTTCCCGCGCAGACGCTCGTCCGGCGGCGGTCCGCCTTTCTGCGCGGGATGGAATCGCTGCCCGTCCGGTTCAGCCCCGTACGTACGACAGGAGACTTCTCTTGA
- a CDS encoding glycoside hydrolase family 31 protein, producing MRRLHHRARRPALAAAGLAAALAAALLGAPAEPAHAATPASAVLDDAHKSVTWQSPVYPKGTVGGPSDCPPAAEDPDNKVCDRFDLTVSTPDGYWDDNPEGGVPISIEWQKPAEDFDMYIYDSAGKQVASSAGTADPEATVIPRADGTYHVIVVPYDVTDNSFTGKAYLPETTDSGNLTSFSGGHGSYSIEAGELKARADFLTGGQLRLQASPSGEFTDPAGSAIIRKQPAVQKHTSTFDQGDYYGIRSPDAVLRVYKKPLRFGLYKADNRTRIWQEDKPLRWSTGGMRQSLERGTDEQFFGGGEQNGSFSHRDKTVYVANNTNWNEGGYNNSQPFYLSSAGYGVYRNTFAPGVYHFGSPVQTGQQERRLDAYYFIGDAKKVIGKYTALVGKPFMPPVYGLEPGDADCYLHNANQGERHTLDALKVADGYTQNQIPLGWMLVNDGYGCGYENLPETAKGLQDHNAQLGLWTQNGLDKLTDQVKAGQRVAKLDVAWVGQGYGMALDACDDAKAGIEDNSDARGFVWLPVSWAGAQRCGVLWSGDQSLSWDFVRWQIPTYAGATMSGIAYNTGDVGSIYRHDAKMYARDLQAKSFLPALMTMDGWATDLTTKKKINQQPWVDGEPYTSINRKYLQLRERLLPYLYTLSAEAAKTGVGSVRPLWLEYPDDPETLGANAKYEYLAGSDFLVAPVYEDSDTRNGIYLPKGTWTDYWTGRTYQGPTTVNGYHAPLDTLPLFVKGGSIVPMWPKGTTSWQTRDRSELDYDLYPQGTSTYTLYEDDGVTRKFTEGASATQQVRVQAPTHGKASATIKVGASVGSYEGKPAARSYRFTVHGKDAPSQVAMNGSRLQRLNSATALASAESGWYTDPATGITEIKTPSVSTARGFTVELRK from the coding sequence GTGCGAAGACTTCACCACCGGGCCCGCCGGCCGGCCCTGGCCGCGGCAGGACTTGCGGCCGCCCTGGCCGCCGCTCTGCTCGGCGCCCCCGCCGAACCCGCCCACGCGGCGACCCCCGCGAGCGCCGTGCTCGATGACGCCCACAAGAGCGTGACGTGGCAGAGCCCTGTCTATCCCAAGGGGACGGTCGGTGGCCCCAGCGACTGTCCGCCGGCTGCCGAGGACCCGGACAACAAGGTCTGCGACCGCTTCGACCTCACCGTGTCGACTCCCGACGGCTACTGGGACGACAACCCGGAGGGTGGTGTACCGATCTCCATCGAGTGGCAGAAGCCCGCCGAGGACTTCGACATGTACATCTACGACTCCGCCGGCAAGCAGGTCGCCTCCAGCGCGGGCACGGCCGACCCCGAGGCCACGGTGATCCCCAGAGCCGACGGGACGTACCACGTGATCGTCGTGCCGTACGACGTCACCGACAACTCGTTCACGGGCAAGGCCTATCTGCCGGAGACCACCGACTCGGGGAACCTGACCTCCTTCAGCGGAGGCCACGGCAGCTACTCCATCGAGGCCGGAGAGCTCAAGGCGAGGGCCGACTTCCTGACGGGTGGACAGCTCCGCCTTCAGGCGTCCCCCTCGGGTGAGTTCACCGACCCGGCCGGCTCGGCGATCATCCGCAAGCAGCCCGCGGTACAGAAGCACACCAGCACCTTCGACCAGGGCGACTACTACGGCATCCGCTCCCCCGACGCCGTCCTGCGCGTCTACAAGAAGCCGCTGCGCTTCGGCCTCTACAAGGCCGACAACCGCACCCGTATCTGGCAGGAGGACAAGCCCCTGCGCTGGTCCACCGGCGGTATGCGGCAGAGCCTTGAGCGCGGCACGGACGAGCAGTTCTTCGGCGGCGGCGAGCAGAACGGCAGCTTCTCGCACCGCGACAAGACGGTCTACGTGGCCAACAACACCAACTGGAACGAAGGGGGTTACAACAACTCCCAGCCCTTCTACCTCTCCAGTGCGGGCTACGGCGTCTACCGCAACACCTTCGCACCCGGCGTCTACCACTTCGGCTCCCCCGTCCAGACCGGCCAGCAGGAACGGCGCCTCGACGCGTACTACTTCATCGGTGACGCGAAGAAGGTGATCGGCAAGTACACCGCCCTGGTCGGCAAGCCGTTCATGCCGCCGGTGTACGGCCTGGAACCGGGCGACGCCGACTGCTATCTGCACAACGCCAACCAGGGCGAGCGCCACACCCTGGACGCCCTCAAGGTCGCCGACGGCTACACGCAGAACCAGATACCGCTGGGCTGGATGCTCGTCAACGACGGCTACGGCTGCGGCTACGAGAACCTGCCGGAGACCGCCAAGGGCCTCCAGGACCACAACGCCCAGCTGGGACTCTGGACCCAGAACGGCCTCGACAAGCTCACCGACCAGGTGAAGGCGGGCCAGCGGGTCGCCAAGCTCGACGTCGCCTGGGTCGGCCAGGGATACGGCATGGCACTGGATGCCTGCGACGACGCCAAGGCCGGCATCGAGGACAACAGCGACGCCCGCGGCTTCGTCTGGCTGCCCGTCTCCTGGGCCGGCGCGCAGCGCTGCGGCGTCCTGTGGAGCGGCGACCAGTCCCTTTCCTGGGACTTCGTGCGCTGGCAGATCCCGACCTACGCCGGCGCCACCATGTCCGGTATCGCCTACAACACGGGTGACGTCGGCAGCATCTACCGCCACGACGCCAAGATGTACGCGCGCGACCTGCAGGCCAAGTCGTTCCTCCCGGCCCTGATGACGATGGACGGCTGGGCGACGGACCTGACGACCAAGAAGAAGATCAACCAGCAGCCGTGGGTGGACGGCGAGCCGTACACCTCCATCAACCGCAAGTACCTCCAGCTGCGGGAGCGGCTGCTGCCCTACCTGTACACCCTGTCCGCCGAGGCCGCGAAGACCGGCGTGGGCTCGGTGCGCCCGCTGTGGCTGGAGTACCCGGACGACCCCGAGACCCTGGGCGCGAACGCCAAGTACGAGTACCTGGCGGGCTCCGACTTCCTGGTCGCCCCGGTCTACGAGGACTCCGACACCCGTAACGGCATCTACCTGCCCAAGGGCACCTGGACCGACTACTGGACGGGCAGGACCTACCAGGGCCCGACCACGGTCAACGGCTACCACGCCCCCCTCGACACCCTGCCCCTGTTCGTCAAGGGCGGCTCCATCGTGCCGATGTGGCCCAAGGGCACGACGTCCTGGCAGACCCGGGACCGAAGCGAGCTGGACTACGACCTGTACCCGCAGGGCACGAGCACGTACACCCTGTACGAGGACGACGGCGTGACCCGGAAGTTCACCGAGGGCGCCTCGGCAACGCAACAGGTACGCGTGCAGGCACCCACCCACGGAAAGGCGAGCGCCACCATCAAGGTCGGCGCGAGCGTGGGAAGTTACGAAGGGAAGCCGGCCGCCAGGTCGTACCGCTTCACCGTGCACGGCAAGGACGCACCGTCACAGGTGGCCATGAACGGCAGCCGCCTCCAGCGGCTCAACTCCGCGACAGCGCTCGCCTCGGCCGAGTCCGGCTGGTACACGGACCCCGCGACCGGGATCACGGAGATCAAGACGCCGTCCGTCTCGACAGCGCGCGGCTTCACAGTCGAGCTGCGCAAGTAG
- a CDS encoding ATP-binding protein, with protein MTSKQPLPVRLTRTGQPRFPWQHFTMRFSSTPRGARLARRLAGERLDAWGIPYGSDAHDVLTLIVAELSANAVRHGRVPGRDFRLRLSAERTTLRVEVTDSRGKSVPALAEPSNELDGRRGLLLVAALTDRWGWYPCIDGPGKTVWAVLDVDLS; from the coding sequence ATGACGAGCAAGCAGCCACTCCCCGTACGTCTCACCCGCACCGGCCAACCCCGGTTCCCCTGGCAGCACTTCACGATGCGTTTCAGTTCCACCCCACGCGGTGCCCGTCTCGCCCGACGCCTGGCCGGGGAACGCCTCGACGCCTGGGGAATCCCTTACGGCAGCGACGCCCACGACGTGCTGACGCTTATCGTGGCGGAGCTCAGCGCGAACGCCGTACGCCACGGGCGCGTACCCGGCCGCGACTTCCGCCTCCGGCTCTCGGCCGAGCGCACGACTCTGCGCGTGGAGGTCACCGACTCACGCGGCAAGAGCGTTCCGGCCCTGGCCGAACCGTCCAACGAACTGGACGGACGCCGCGGCCTCCTCCTGGTGGCCGCACTCACCGACCGCTGGGGCTGGTATCCGTGCATCGACGGGCCCGGCAAAACGGTGTGGGCCGTTCTGGACGTGGACCTGTCGTAA
- a CDS encoding 5-methylcytosine restriction system specificity protein McrC, producing MRGQALPVWHPTRLNSCYHHALHLAGVVLDGASPEHQAGGLRIDGYLFNMNKLFVPRRAPTPRSVLPRPARQVLGPTRRAAPY from the coding sequence ATCCGCGGCCAGGCGCTGCCCGTCTGGCACCCCACCCGTCTCAACTCCTGCTACCACCACGCCCTCCACCTGGCCGGCGTCGTGCTCGACGGGGCTTCACCCGAGCATCAGGCCGGTGGGCTGCGCATCGACGGCTATCTGTTCAACATGAACAAGCTCTTTGTGCCACGCCGCGCGCCTACGCCGCGGTCCGTGTTGCCACGTCCTGCTCGCCAGGTACTGGGACCCACACGCCGGGCAGCGCCGTACTGA
- a CDS encoding alpha/beta hydrolase — protein MTSPALLPGIRARRITTPRLTLNLLELPDRTGEPVLFVHGNVSAATFWQQTMLDLPHPYRPLAVDLRGFGDTDALPVDATRGVRDFSDDLTALCDTLALDRVHLVGWSMGGGIALQHLRDQPAAVRSLTLVNPVSPYGFGGTHGPDGRLNHPDGAGSGAGTVNPEFVQRLKDGDRSEDSPLSPRAVLASSYVKPPLRPALEDAFVDAMLSTRTGDDHYPGDTRPSDQWPGTAPGPRGVLNAMAPTHFRIDDLHRIDPKPPIGWIRGTDDLIVSDTSLFDLAHLGALGAVPGWPGAEHCPAQPMVAQTRHALDRYAATGGPVRETAIPDAGHAVHIDKPKEFTAALLDTLTAGR, from the coding sequence ATGACCTCGCCCGCACTTCTCCCCGGCATCCGCGCTCGACGGATCACCACCCCCCGGCTCACCCTCAACCTCCTCGAACTCCCCGACCGGACCGGCGAACCCGTCCTCTTCGTCCACGGCAACGTCTCCGCCGCCACCTTCTGGCAACAGACCATGCTCGACCTGCCCCACCCCTACCGCCCCCTTGCCGTAGACCTCCGCGGCTTCGGCGACACCGACGCCCTCCCCGTCGACGCCACCCGCGGCGTCCGGGATTTCAGCGACGACCTCACTGCCCTTTGTGACACTCTCGCGCTCGACCGCGTCCACCTCGTCGGCTGGAGCATGGGCGGCGGCATCGCTCTCCAACACCTCCGCGATCAACCCGCTGCCGTCCGCAGCCTCACCCTCGTCAACCCCGTTTCCCCGTACGGCTTCGGCGGCACCCACGGCCCCGACGGCCGGCTCAACCACCCCGACGGCGCCGGCTCCGGCGCAGGCACCGTCAACCCCGAATTCGTCCAGCGTCTCAAAGACGGCGACCGCAGCGAGGACTCACCGCTCTCACCTCGCGCCGTCCTTGCCTCCAGCTACGTCAAACCGCCGCTCCGCCCCGCCCTTGAGGATGCCTTCGTCGACGCCATGCTCTCCACCCGCACCGGCGACGACCACTACCCCGGCGACACCCGTCCCAGCGACCAATGGCCCGGCACCGCCCCCGGCCCCCGAGGTGTCCTCAACGCCATGGCCCCCACCCACTTCCGCATCGACGACCTGCACCGGATCGATCCCAAACCGCCCATCGGCTGGATCCGCGGCACCGACGACCTCATCGTCTCCGACACCTCCCTCTTCGACCTCGCCCACCTCGGTGCACTCGGCGCCGTCCCCGGCTGGCCCGGCGCCGAGCACTGCCCCGCCCAGCCCATGGTCGCCCAGACCCGCCACGCACTCGATCGCTACGCCGCCACCGGCGGCCCCGTTCGCGAGACCGCCATCCCGGACGCCGGCCACGCCGTACACATTGACAAACCCAAGGAGTTCACCGCCGCCCTCCTGGACACCCTCACCGCGGGCCGGTGA
- a CDS encoding helix-turn-helix domain-containing protein: MEQGEHGVRDDAGTRPEDEPGSGVVAAFGKQLKLLRIRAGLERSEFGKLVGYAGQSVASFEQGRRIPPPRFIDRADEVLDAGGVLKALKEEVARAQYPAFFRDMARLEAEAVELCAYDTHVVKGLLQTEEYTRALLAMRRPLLDEETIELRVSARLARQEIFNRWPAPLLSFVLEETVLRRPLGGRSVLRGQLEQLLLIGQKRNVEIQVMPLDREDNAGVDGPFTVITRKGGEQLTYMEVQGRSSLLTDREEVRLAAARYGIIRSQALTPRETQGFVEKLLGEL, translated from the coding sequence ATGGAACAGGGCGAGCACGGCGTACGGGATGACGCCGGGACCCGGCCGGAGGACGAACCGGGATCGGGCGTGGTGGCCGCGTTCGGGAAGCAGTTGAAGCTGCTGCGGATTCGAGCGGGGCTGGAGCGGTCCGAGTTCGGGAAGCTCGTGGGCTACGCGGGGCAGTCGGTCGCGTCCTTCGAGCAGGGGAGGCGTATCCCGCCGCCGAGGTTCATCGACCGGGCGGACGAGGTACTGGATGCCGGGGGCGTTCTCAAGGCGCTGAAGGAGGAGGTGGCGCGGGCGCAGTACCCGGCCTTCTTCCGGGACATGGCGCGCCTGGAGGCGGAGGCGGTCGAGCTGTGCGCCTATGACACGCACGTCGTCAAGGGGCTGTTGCAGACGGAGGAATACACGCGGGCATTGCTCGCCATGCGGCGCCCGCTGCTGGACGAGGAGACGATTGAGCTGCGAGTGTCAGCCCGTCTCGCTCGACAGGAAATCTTCAATCGCTGGCCCGCGCCACTGCTCAGCTTCGTGCTTGAAGAGACCGTTCTGCGTAGGCCACTTGGCGGGAGATCGGTGTTGCGAGGGCAGCTCGAACAACTGCTGCTCATCGGTCAGAAGCGCAATGTCGAGATCCAGGTCATGCCCCTCGACCGTGAGGACAACGCGGGTGTGGACGGCCCATTCACCGTCATCACGCGCAAGGGTGGCGAGCAGCTCACGTACATGGAGGTCCAAGGGCGAAGTAGCCTGCTGACGGATCGTGAAGAGGTCCGTCTCGCCGCTGCGCGCTATGGGATCATCCGGTCCCAGGCTCTCACTCCGCGCGAGACCCAGGGATTCGTCGAGAAGTTGCTGGGAGAGCTATGA